One part of the Vitis riparia cultivar Riparia Gloire de Montpellier isolate 1030 chromosome 8, EGFV_Vit.rip_1.0, whole genome shotgun sequence genome encodes these proteins:
- the LOC117920606 gene encoding L-type lectin-domain containing receptor kinase S.4-like, translated as MVVVPSPLLFLFFLVNLACSDNTQFIFQGFKGASIKNLSLNGASFITSTGALQLTNSSKDLIGRAFYSLPLHMFKANSQTVSSFTTTFVFVTVPLDPENGGGHGLAFTLAPSKHLPGARSGQYLGVLGPGNNGNSSNHVFAVEFDTVRGSTIFNDIDANHVGIDINSMNSTASKTASYYANHTHPKEPLKLESGTPIQAWIEYDATKKSVNVTISPLFVPKPVRPLLSTRVDLSHILKETMYVGFSSATGKLSSSHYILGWSFRMNEVAVPLNPSRLPSFLRAKKSEKRLKYKDVVEDWELQCSHRFPYKDLFIATKGFKDSEILGSGGFGCVYKGVLPATIEEVAVKKISHNSRQGIREFMMEIASLGRMRHKHRVHLRGWCKHKDELLLVYDLLPNGSLGDILFNHNKSGILNWEQRFRILKGVASALLYLHEEWEQVVVHRDVKANNVLVDADMNARLGDFGLARLYDHGKEACTTHIVGTLGYMAPELSRTGKATTHCDVFSYGAMLLEVACGRPPIDPNASSNQVLLSDWVRERWAAGCIIEAADPKLDNEYVSEEMELVMKLGLICCQRCQKRGQL; from the exons ATGGTAGTAGTTCCTTCTCCGCTTTTATTCCTCTTCTTTCTTGTCAACTTAGCCTGCTCTGACAACACCCAATTCATCTTTCAAGGGTTTAAAGGCGCTTCCATTAAAAATTTGAGCCTCAATGGTGCTTCCTTCATCACCTCAACTGGTGCACTTCAGCTTACTAATTCCTCCAAAGACCTCATTGGCCGGGCGTTCTACTCATTGCCCCTGCACATGTTCAAGGCCAATTCACAAACTGTTTCCTCATTTACCACTACTTTTGTTTTTGTCACTGTTCCCCTAGACCCTGAAAATGGTGGCGGTCATGGACTGGCCTTCACTCTAGCTCCTTCCAAGCATCTTCCAGGAGCTCGATCCGGGCAGTATCTAGGGGTTTTGGGTCCAGGAAACAATGGTAACTCCTCAAATCATGTTTTTGCAGTTGAGTTCGACACTGTTAGAGGCAGCACTATTTTCAACGACATTGATGCAAATCATGTTGGCATCGACATCAACAGCATGAATTCTACAGCATCAAAGACAGCTTCTTATTATGCCAATCACACCCACCCTAAAGAACCACTGAAATTGGAGAGTGGGACTCCAATTCAGGCATGGATAGAGTATGATGCAACAAAGAAGAGTGTTAATGTGACTATATCGCCTTTGTTTGTGCCTAAACCAGTTAGGCCACTCTTGTCCACCCGAGTTGATTTATCTCATATTCTCAAGGAAACCATGTATGTAGGCTTCTCTTCAGCTACAGGCAAGCTCTCCAGCTCACATTACATCCTGGGGTGGAGTTTTAGGATGAATGAAGTGGCGGTTCCACTCAATCCTTCACGGCTTCCTTCATTTCTAAGAGCAAAGAAATCAGAAAAG AGGTTGAAGTATAAGGATGTTGTAGAGGATTGGGAACTTCAGTGCTCTCATAGGTTCCCATACAAAGACTTGTTTATAGCCACCAAAGGTTTCAAGGACAGCGAGATCCTTGGGTCAGGAGGATTTGGTTGTGTGTACAAGGGAGTGTTACCTGCAACCATAGAGGAAGTCGCGGTTAAGAAAATCTCTCACAATTCCAGACAAGGGATCAGGGAGTTCATGATGGAGATAGCAAGCTTAGGACGCATGAGACACAAGCATCGAGTACATCTCCGTGGATGGTGCAAGCACAAAGACGAACTCCTCCTAGTTTATGACTTGCTGCCCAATGGAAGCCTTGGGGACATTCTCTTCAATCACAACAAGTCGGGGATTCTCAATTGGGAGCAGCGATTCAGGATCTTGAAAGGCGTTGCTTCTGCACTATTATATCTTCATGAAGAATGGGAGCAAGTGGTTGTCCATAGAGATGTGAAGGCCAACAATGTGTTAGTTGATGCAGATATGAACGCAAGACTGGGGGATTTCGGGCTTGCCAGGTTGTATGATCATGGGAAGGAAGCCTGCACCACACATATAGTAGGCACATTAGGATACATGGCACCAGAATTATCACGAACAGGAAAGGCCACAACTCATTGCGACGTATTTTCTTATGGTGCAATGCTGCTCGAAGTAGCTTGTGGCAGGCCACCAATTGACCCAAATGCCTCATCCAATCAGGTATTGCTGTCGGACTGGGTAAGGGAGCGCTGGGCAGCAGGCTGTATTATTGAGGCAGCCGATCCCAAGCTTGACAATGAATATGTAAGCGAGGAGATGGAACTAGTCATGAAGCTGGGGCTCATTTGTTGTCAAAGATGCCAGAAGCGAGGCCAACTATGA
- the LOC117919874 gene encoding lectin-domain containing receptor kinase VI.3-like has translation MPFRVSSQSMLLDFDNSTSSVFSLKSISLSSSTGSSLIHTSMASSFSLAPCLLFLLFFFFIVNGAAQSQSSSLDFVYNGFNHTENNFTRKGATIIKPSGALKLTNRSRDVIGHAFYPDPINLWNSSNNISSFSTSFVFSIIPSGSDGGGYGLAFLLSPSTDLQGADSGHFLGILNSTNDGDESNHIFAVEFDTVNGHNEGKSSEGNHVGININSMDSVATEPASYYVNDTDKKEEVNLDSGHIQAWIDYADGVVNVTIAPLSIPDKPMKPLMSKGIELSRVVTNSMYVGFSASTGEERSSHYILGWSFCINGTARPLNLSILPVPPIETDSSSLHTGIKVLITGLAVILLVFGAWLIRLLYRRKMKPEDLEDWELDYPHRFRYKDLYTSTKGFKVSEVIGVGGFATVYKGVLPTNGNEVAVKKIVQNLTHGMREFAAEIESLGRLRHKNLVNLQGWCKHKNDLLLVYDYIPNGSLDSLLFHPPDDFVLSWDQRFNILKGIAAGLLYLHEEWEKVVIHRDVKASNVLIDPDMNGRLGDFGLARLYDHGKNSHTTSVVGTIGYIAPELTRTGKASTSSDVFAYGVLLLEVACGKRPIRPADSQSSDHFILMDWVFECYQVGQILDAVDPRMKSVYVVEEVELVLRLGLFCSHPRPEARPTMRQVTRYLSRDDPLPIVDDWAAPDSSRFSDISPRFLQIVSTDTITSSCRSSSVGYISSGSIRAGR, from the coding sequence ATGCCGTTTAGAGTTTCTTCACAATCAATGCTTCTTGACTTCGACAATTCGACTTCTTCGGTCTTCTCTCTGAAATCTATATCATTATCTTCCTCAACTGGTTCTTCTCTTATTCACACTTCCATGGCTTCCTCCTTTTCTTTAGCTCCTTGCCTTCTcttcctccttttcttctttttcatcgTTAATGGCGCTGCACAATCTCAGTCTTCATCTCTTGATTTTGTGTACAATGGTTTCAATCACACAGAAAACAACTTCACTCGGAAGGGTGCCACTATTATAAAACCCAGTGGCGCACTTAAGCTCACCAACAGGTCACGTGATGTAATCGGGCATGCATTCTATCCTGACCCAATCAATCTGTGGAACTCTTCCAACAATATTTCTTCATTCAGCAcctcctttgttttctcaatcaTTCCCTCCGGCTCTGACGGAGGCGGCTACGGCCTCGCATTTTTGTTATCACCATCTACAGACCTACAAGGGGCTGACAGTGGGCATTTTCTGGGAATTCTCAACTCCACAAATGATGGTGATGAATCAAACCACATCTTTGCGGTTGAATTCGATACAGTTAACGGACACAATGAAGGCAAAAGCAGTGAAGGTAATCATGTTGGAATCAACATCAATAGCATGGATTCAGTTGCAACAGAACCTGCTTCATATTATGTCAATGATACAGACAAGAAGGAAGAGGTAAATTTGGACAGTGGACATATCCAAGCTTGGATCGACTACGCGGATGGTGTTGTGAATGTCACAATCGCTCCATTATCGATTCCGGACAAACCAATGAAACCACTCATGTCTAAAGGAATCGAGCTATCTAGGGTTGTCACGAACAGTATGTATGTTGGTTTTTCTGCATCCACGGGAGAAGAGAGGAGCTCTCATTACATATTGGGATGGAGTTTTTGCATCAATGGAACAGCTCGTCCGCTCAATCTTTCTATACTCCCAGTGCCACCAATTGAAACAGACTCATCCTCTCTGCATACTGGAATTAAGGTTTTAATTACGGGTTTAGCTGTGATCCTTTTAGTGTTTGGAGCATGGTTGATTCGTTTGTTGTATAGAAGGAAGATGAAGCCTGAAGATCTCGAAGATTGGGAGTTGGATTATCCTCACAGGTTCAGGTATAAGGATCTTTACACATCCACAAAAGGTTTCAAGGTCAGTGAGGTGATTGGAGTGGGTGGCTTCGCCAcagtgtacaagggtgtgttACCTACAAATGGGAACGAAGTTGCAGTCAAGAAGATAGTCCAGAATTTAACTCATGGAATGAGGGAATTCGCTGCGGAAATCGAAAGCTTGGGAAGATTAAGGCACAAGAACCTGGTCAATCTTCAGGGATGGTGCAAGCACAAGAATGACCTCCTTCTTGTCTACGATTACATCCCGAATGGAAGTCTTGACTCTCTCCTCTTTCACCCCCCTGACGACTTTGTTTTGAGCTGGGATCAGAGATTCAACATCCTCAAAGGCATCGCTGCTGGGCTGCTATATCTGCATGAAGAATGGGAGAAAGTGGTAATCCACCGCGACGTCAAGGCCAGTAATGTCCTCATAGACCCTGACATGAACGGCAGGCTTGGAGATTTCGGCCTTGCAAGGCTATATGATCACGGCAAAAACTCCCATACCACGAGCGTGGTTGGCACAATAGGGTATATTGCACCTGAGTTGACTCGCACTGGGAAGGCCTCCACATCCTCTGACGTGTTCGCATACGGGGTTCTACTCCTTGAAGTGGCCTGTGGGAAAAGGCCTATTCGCCCAGCCGATTCACAGTCTTCAGATCACTTCATATTGATGGACTGGGTGTTTGAATGCTATCAAGTGGGTCAAATTCTGGACGCAGTGGATCCAAGGATGAAGTCAGTGTATGTTGTTGAAGAGGTGGAGCTGGTTTTGCGATTAGGCCTCTTCTGTAGTCACCCAAGACCAGAAGCCAGGCCTACCATGAGACAAGTGACGCGATATCTCAGTAGAGATGATCCGCTTCCTATCGTTGACGATTGGGCTGCCCCTGATTCTTCGCGGTTCAGCGATATAAGCCCAAGATTCTTACAAATTGTTTCAACAGATACAATCACAAGTTCTTGTCGTTCATCTTCAGTCGGCTACATCTCTTCCGGCTCCATACGAGCTGGCAGATAG
- the LOC117920607 gene encoding protein NODULATION SIGNALING PATHWAY 2-like translates to MKDPEDIAADRKSIERQWVHIFLVGLDGDFEQVRGEILRKDPLPDLEEYYALIRREAVYHVSMKAESNNLDTSAMPDELLQFPWPCFNDIDSCLDEIAVYGLGIDADMESGFSLFNTIKDSPDVEFIPCPPTTLSDEYMDFPIHIDEVQHTLPNDVYSLNLEEFETILSNDTEDTFGWLEEREKSYPSKQPSVEGDDNWSFSPSMKSADASMDVDSIEALLTLPTEDVEMDNQLNIVHLVMAYGEAVEKGEAELAVVLMNRIQEKVSPAGEVVERLSYYLFQPTDKQTNYLRQESAKNFSVAFKAFYQIFPYGKFAHFAANSAVLEAMPHDAETIHIVDFDMGEGLQWSSMIDAIGQHHQKTVRLTSIKRREEGYVCAASQWRFEETKRHLYNHARSVGLKLKVEEMELQGLVNEIKRTKKKGGRSEWLAFNCMMGLPHMGSTGRRRQAMEFMRVAKELTVHSKNNNRGIITFGDGDGWEKQKNTSSFRLFFNEYLIHYQALLESMEWTFPTHFAEARIAMECLFVAPHVSSLGWFQKWEQMKGGDSNVDSILGLEGWRVSQESLMEAKQMVREGESKYGVKIEGNNMNMMVLEWRGAPLVRVSAWR, encoded by the exons ATGAAAGACCCTGAGGACATTGCAGCGGATCGGAAATCCATTGAACGACAATGGGTGCACATCTTTCTTGTTGGATTGGATGGTGACTTTGAGCAAGTTCGAGGAGAGATTCTACGCAAAGATCCTCTTCCCGATTTGGAAGAATACTATGCATTGATTCGACGAGAGGCAGTGTATCATGTTAGTATGAAAGCAGAATCTAACAACCTTGACACCTCAGCTATG CCTGATGAGCTTCTTCAGTTCCCATGGCCATGCTTCAACGACATAGATTCATGTCTTGATGAAATTGCAGTTTATGGACTAGGCATTGATGCAGACATGGAGTCCGGGTTCTCCCTTTTCAACACAATTAAGGACAGTCCTGATGTTGAATTCATCCCATGTCCTCCAACAACGTTGTCTGATGAGTACATGGATTTTCCCATTCATATTGATGAGGTTCAACATACACTACCGAATGATGTTTATTCACTAAATTTGGAGGAGTTTGAGACCATTTTGAGCAATGATACTGAGGATACGTTTGGATGgttggaggagagagagaaaagttaTCCTTCTAAACAACCCTCTGTTGAAGGAGACGACAACTGGAGCTTTAGCCCATCCATGAAGTCAGCTGATGCATCTATGGACGTGGACTCGATTGAAGCTTTGTTAACCTTGCCTACAGAGGACGTGGAAATGGATAATCAACTGAACATTGTTCATCTGGTCATGGCCTATGGAGAAGCTGTGGAGAAAGGAGAGGCAGAGCTTGCAGTTGTGTTGATGAACCGCATCCAGGAAAAAGTAAGCCCTGCTGGTGAGGTTGTGGAGCGGCTTTCATATTACTTATTCCAACCCACAGACAAGCAAACAAACTACCTCAGACAAGAGTCTGCCAAGAACTTCAGTGTAGCCTTCAAAGCGTTCTACCAAATCTTCCCATATGGGAAGTTTGCTCACTTTGCAGCCAACTCGGCAGTCCTTGAGGCCATGCCTCACGATGCTGAGACCATACACATAGTTGACTTCGACATGGGAGAAGGGTTACAATGGTCTTCAATGATCGATGCCATAGGGCAACACCACCAAAAGACAGTAAGACTCACATCGATCAAGCGAAGGGAGGAGGGTTATGTTTGTGCTGCTTCACAATGGAGATTCGAGGAGACAAAGAGGCATCTCTACAATCACGCCAGATCCGTTGGCCTAAAGCTGAAGGTAGAGGAGATGGAGCTGCAGGGGTTGGTGAATGAGATAAAGAGAACGAAGAAAAAGGGTGGAAGAAGTGAATGGCTGGCTTTTAATTGTATGATGGGCCTTCCACACATGGGGAGTACTGGCAGAAGAAGGCAAGCTATGGAGTTCATGAGGGTAGCCAAGGAACTAACTGTccattctaaaaataataacagGGGCATCATAACTTTCGGTGATGGAGATGGCTGGGAGAAACAGAAGAACACTTCGAGTTTTAGGTTattctttaatgaatatttaataCATTACCAAGCCCTGTTAGAATCAATGGAGTGGACCTTCCCAACTCATTTTGCAGAAGCAAGAATAGCCATGGAGTGTCTCTTTGTGGCACCTCATGTCTCATCTCTGGGTTGGTTCCAGAAGTGGGAGCAGATGAAGGGAGGTGACTCTAATGTTGACTCAATATTGGGGTTGGAGGGGTGGAGAGTGAGCCAAGAGAGCTTAATGGAAGCCAAACAGATGGTGAGAGAAGGGGAGAGTAAATATGGGGTGAAGATTGAAGGAAACAATATGAATATGATGGTCTTAGAATGGAGAGGAGCCCCATTAGTGAGAGTTTCTGCTTGGAGGTAA